The Kryptolebias marmoratus isolate JLee-2015 linkage group LG7, ASM164957v2, whole genome shotgun sequence region aaaataatttacattttcagctgtaatcattaatattttacatgtttttctttcagtttagtTCATATCTGagtattaaaatctgttgattggaaccttttttattaaaacaacaagttagtttcatttaaaaagaaaatgtgtagaAAAGTTAACCAACCAATGAAGAGTAAGGACTAACCCAGAGCAGATCCCTGAGGTGCTCCACTTCATGCACGCCTGAAAACTACAACATGGAGGCCGTAAAAGTGACGGCGTTTGTGTTCAGGTTCGGGGAACAGTTGGAATCTGGAAAACCTCAAAGATCCCACAGAGAAGGAAGTCCGGAAAGACGGCGAGGAAAACCCGACGCAGGAGCAGGAATACGGGACGGTTTCCAGGTCAGAGGACATTTTGATCCGAAGAAGTTCGTTCAGCTGTTTGTTAAAAGATTTTCACAGTTAAAAGGTTTAGTAGCATGAAATGACACCGATCAGAAGCAGATCTGTACTAAAACCCTTCAGCATGTTTCCAGGAGGACTCTGCTGTGTCCTTGGTTTCTGAGCTGGTTGTTAGATGTTTCCACTGTTAAAGAGGAGATACCATCTactgaggaaaacaaagcagcaaagaGTCAAACTGGACGTTTTACTGGAATAATTCTGTAGAAGCAGAACGTTTGACTGGTTCGTTGTGAACAGACAGGTTTCTAACCCAGCAGGGGACCTTCACCAGGGGACCTTCACTGTTGCAGGTTCTCTCCTCCAGCAGTCCAGACGGATCCTGTGAATGTGGGCAGACCTGCAGTCAAAGATCTGGAGAACCTGGTGAACCTCAGGATCTGCATCTTAAGGGACTGGGACATCCAGGTGCTTTCAAATGTTGGTGAGTCTGATTCAGAAGTTAAATTAAACCGTCACGTCCTGAGagtcagatgatctcagtacTTATCCAGCTGAACCCCAGAATCCAGACCAGTTCAACAGActgagacatcatgaagaccaaggtaCTCTCCTTACAGTTATGGAGAAGGACAGATcagggttaggttataaaaAACATCCCAGAACTGTGAACATCCCTCAGAGATCGTTAGGAAAAAGGAAGATGATGTCACCACAACAGACCTGCCAATATGGAGTCGTCCTCCAAGGGGCGGGGcgggggagtgtgtgtgtgtgtgtgtgtgtgtgtgtgtgtgtgtggcggggTAAGAAGGGCATAAATCAGAGAGACATCCAGCAGGTCAGAGACAACCTGATGGAGGATGTGTCCACAGGACCAGAGAAGCTGCTCAGACACTAAGGTTCTGGTTACCAGGATCACACAAGTTCAAGATCCAGAATAACGTTTACTGAGAGTTTTTGTGTCTACAGCTCGAGATGTGACGAACATTAATGTCTTCTGTGTTCCAGTGTTTAAAAAGTACCCGTTTCATGAGCTGGAGTGTCCCTGTGGCCTGCAGGAAGACGAATTCCTGAACCTGCTGAGGTCCATCTTTCCTCCGCTGGCTTCTGATAaaccttttgacttttttataaCGGACAGAACCAAAAAACTGTATCCTCTGAAAGTGGAGTCTTTCACCCCGGAGCAGGTCAGCAAGGCTGTGGGGAATTCTGCCCTCTACATCCGTCTGAAGGTACTGCGCCCGCCTCATGGAGCCTCAGGCTCCTCCCATTAATTCATCCCTTTCTACCAAACGTGAGCAGATTGTGGTTTGTTCCTTTCCTTTCAGCGTCCAGCAGAACTCCAGGCAGGACATGAAGAGCCGCGGCAGGATTTCAGGAAAAAGGATGAAGAGGACAATGATCCAAGCGTACGGGCTGCACCCAGCACCAGGTGAGGGTTCAAACAGTTTcagctggttgttgttggaaacaGGTTCAGCTCTTATTTCTGCCCCTGATCTCTGTCCTAGAAATGAGACCAGTCAGAAGAAACATCCCCAACACAGGATGGCTTTTAAAGACAACCCAGTAAATCTGAGGATCCACATTCTGGAGGAGTCTGGTGTGGATGTGGTCTTACCTCAGGGTAAACTGAGCTGCTTTTTCAGAATGAGTCTGTGAGGGCTGACAAACGATCTGTATGGATCTGTTCCTGCTGGTTTCAGGGACTGAAACATCCTGGTTTTAATCTTCAGACTGGATCCAGCATTGTTTGGTGTCCATCCAGTTGCAGTAagatgtttgtgtctttgttttctctcagcttTGAACAAGTCCCCTCCTCATGAGCTGAGGTGTCCTTGTGGTCTGAAGGAGGCGGACTTCCTGGACCTGCTGACGTCCACCTTTCCTCAGCTGGCGGGGGGTCGGCCTTTTACTGTTTTAGCTGAAGAAGGCGGGGAACTACACCCTGTGAAGGTCGAGAGCGTGACTCCAGAGGAgatcaggaggagcagcaggtccACCGGGAGTCCGGTCATCTACATCCAGCTGAAGGTACACCAACTCgcctttaaatttctttaagaACAATTTTccctttgaaataaaacatttctgtccttttttcccctcgGGTGAATCTTCAGAAGGAGCTTCCTCCTCCTAAAGATGCTGCTCCTGAAAATCCTCCGTCCAGCTCTCATCCGTCGTGTCCAAATACCAGGTGAGGGAGGGAAAACTCAACGGTTTAAACTGTGTAGCTTCCCCCTCTAACCTGTCCCCCTGTCCCCCCTGTCCCCCCTGTCCACCTTGTCCCCCTGTCCCCCCTGTCTCCCTGTCCCAGGCCTCAGAGCGCTGAAGCAGACAGACCAGTGGAGCTGAAGGTCTGCATCCTGGACGACCCAAACATAGATGTGATAACAGCCTCGGGTAAATTCAGAGCAGGTTAACAGGAAATGTTTAGGACTCAGAGGAGAAAATATCATCATCATAACTTCACAGATTTCTGTGGGCgtatttatatttgtatgtatttgtatttgacTACTTTAATTCaaactcaaactgttttctgttttcagaggaTGTTTTAATGTTACACAACCAGCCGTTCCTGTGAGTGACAGTGTGTGTCTCTCAGTGTTTCAGAAGGCCGCCGTTGTTGACCTCCGGTGTCCGGCTGGCCTGCAGGAGGCCAACTTCCTGGACTTCTTCACGTCCAACTTTCCTGTGCTGGAAGGCAAAGCTTTCGATCTCCTCGCGCGTCACGGCAACAAACTGAGACCTTTAAATGTGAAGAATCCAACTCCAGAGAAGATCCAACTGTCCGTCAGCTCCTTCAGTGAAGCTGTCCTCTACGTCCGGCTGAAGGTTTGAGTCTTACTGCTTTTCTTTTAGACGCCAGCTGAAACCATCTCAAAGTCTTTGTGTTGACATTTTGAGGGTATTTAATCTGCATCTTTTCGTTTGGGTACGGATCTCCTTCAGGAACAACAGGATGAAGCCAGGAAGGCTCGTTCAGACGTTTCTGATCCAACCAAAGCTTCCACAAGGTAAGCAGAGCTGAGAGTATTAACTCTGACAGGAATCTGATTTAAATCTGAATCTGAGACACAAACATGTTGTCAGACTCTGTAACGGTTCTGTGGCAGAACCAGACGGCACAGTTTACCGGTCCACCTCCAGTCCTACGTTCACCAGAAGTCCGTTTTCAGCTGAacttcttcctgtttggttCCGAGTCAGAGGGAGATTATAAACATACTGTAGGAGGCCACAGTATTAGAAGAAGAGACCGCAGGATATCAACAGCTCAACGTCTTTTACACTTCTGTGGTGACAGCTGAGCATCCAGATGTTCTTCATAGGGTTTCCAGACTTTGAAGAAGatatttctcttcttcttcgtGCTATAAGGAATCTTTCAGAGGGGGGGTCAGATTTCCATGTTAGAcagtcaaaaacaaagacatcatGACTGTTTTTGGCTAAACTTTGAAAGATATGgaacctttaattaaaaaaaaatatatctggGTAATAAAGACTAAACAGATTAATGATCCTTGCTGCAGCACAAAAACTCAAattctatttttaataaaacaaaacatttttgaccAAACGGTTGTTTCATCAATCCTCTTTTTATTGGATTTACATCCTTTAGGGGATGTCCTTTCATCCTATAATAATGTGTCATATCACTCGTCTGCTGATGACATATAACTGATGTGTTCCTTTCCAACCTCTGAGATCTTCTAACTGTTTGTTGAAAATCAAACTGTCCAACAATTATCTGCAGTTAACTTTAATCAAGACTCAAACTCTTATTATTGAAAACCTTTAATCAGCAtcttgttttattaactttgtAAGTGTTtgtatcatttaaaaacatttctaagcTGAGATCAGTTGTGTCACAGTCTGAAGTAGAGATAATCATTCAGACGATTATAACAGTCTTTGTACCTGTTGAGATAAAACCTCCCTGGTTCTCCTTCAGTCGCTGCAGAGAGGCTGTTGATGAAGAGCAACAGAGCTCCTCTTCATGCCTCTTTACTCTCACTCCCTGGGAACTGGAGGAGTGGTTTTATAGGGCGTGTCATGGCCACGCCCCCAGAGCTTCCATCTGCCTCCAGGGCTCTGAGGTATTCTGGTCCTCGAACCCGTTTCAAAGCCTGTGGAGCTTCCAGGCTTTGGAACGTGTCCCACTGTCCCACTGTCTCGCTGTCCCACTGTCCCACTGGGCCACTGTCCCGCTGTCCCACTGGGCCACTGGGCCACTGTCCCACTGTTCCACTGTCCCACTGTTCCACTGTGCCACTGTTCCACTGTCCCGCTGTCCCACTGTCCCACTGGGCCACTGTCCCGCTGTCCCACTGGGCCACTGTCCCGCTGTCCCACTGTCCCACTGTGCCACTGTCCCACTGTCCCGCTGTCCCGCTGTCCCACTGTCCCACTGTCCCAGCAGACTCTGGAAAcatctgaagatgtttttttttcagacaggcGTTTATCGAACCTCTCTGCTTTctctgtgaagcactttgtgagAAACGTCTAAAAGACCTCAGAGACACAGGAggctcttcttctgtggtggcTGGCAGGAAGTGCTCCTCAGACGGGCGGCGTCGGGACATGTTCCCTTCGTTCGCTCATTATTGTTCACCATCAGATTTCCAAACACCAAACAGCGTGTtctgtctcagtcggtttaataaacacgtctgatCGCAGTGAGGGAAACAAAACTGTccaaggacaggagagctgagacgccggcgggaagaaacccgttagaaagggggcggagcttcctgggagttctgagccGATGAAAACAATCGGATCACAACCACCGCGAGCTGACTTCATGACTTCTTGTGGAGAATGCAGGAACCTTTATCAGTTCATCTAAGTTAAAATCCAGGAAAAAACGTAGAAATCCTAATAATCTGAAAAcccttttaacaaaataactaGCTGgtgttttatattattattaattataattTCATCTTTTTAGAAAGTTTCACAAGATGGACACTAAAGCGTTCTATGACACAAGACCACATGTTCCTCTGGCCCTGGTACCAGCCAATCCTCAGGACTCTGACGCAGATCTGAGTGATCCTGATGATGATTATCAGCTCACACAAGCAGACGATCGTAGTGACAGATCTTCTGATGAAGACGAGGCTCCTTCAGCCAGCAGGTCTTCTGTACAGCCGCCTCGTAAGGAGCccaaaaaagtcaaacacaccctgaaaacagtttgtctggaggagatggaggacaCCGCTAACCCAAGTTCCCCCTCAGGCCCGAACCAAAGTACCACAAGAATCTGGAACCATGAAGACATTGAGGAATTTGAGGTTCCAAATCCTAAATTTGAACCTCCTGAGGCTGTACATCCACCCTTCTGGTATTTCAGAATGTTCTTCACTGATGAGATGATTGAACATGTGGCTCATCATACAAATCTCTACTCTGCTCAGGAGCTGGCAGATCCAGTTCAAACCAGCCCTAAAGAAATGAAGGATTTCGTGGCGATCCTTCTGTATATGGGTGTTTTCAGCTTCCCTTCTCTGGAGGATTACTGGCACCACGACTCACGCTTCAGTGCCGTAGCTGATATTATGTCGAGAGACAGATTCCAGGTGTTACACCGGTTCATTCATTTCAACGATAATCAGCAGAGCAATGAGAGTCCAGACCGGTTTCACAAAATCCGCCCCCTCTTTGAGATGCTTCGAGAACGCTGTCTACTGATACCCTCTGCCAACAGGTACAGTGTCGACGAGGTCAGGGTAGCATATGAAGGCACGAGAGCGGGCAGTCTCTGTCAGTATGCCAACGAGCCAGGGAAGTGGGGCTTCAAAGTGTTTTGTCGAGCAGATTCATCAGGCATTATCCACGACTTGCTCCTGTTCCAGGGGGCGTCCACGTTCTTCAATGTGGCCCTCAGTGACCAGGAGCAGAGGCTACCTCTAAGAGCCAAGTTAGTGACAACACTATGTAAAACCATCCAACAGCCTCAGCTGTCTGTTGTCTGCTGTGACAACTTCTTCACCAGTTTCAGCTTGGTCCAGAGCCTGCACACATCTTTGGGTGTCAGGTTCATCGGTGCGGTGCAACCAAACCTCACCGGCGGAGCTCCTCTGATGGCAGACAGCGAGCTAATGGAAAAGGGCCGTGGAGCCTTTGATTACAGGTCTGCTGAAGGGGTGGTGGCAGTAAAATGGGTTGAGAAGAAATGTGTGAACCTTCTGAGCAGTGCCTGTGGGATCCTGCCTCTGTCAGCTGTCGACCTGTGGAGCGAGGAGTCCAGAACAACGATCACCGTCCCGTGTCCATCACTCGTCCCTGCGTACAGGGAGCACATGAGAGGACCTGATCTCTCTGACATGCTGGTACACCTGTACAGGACCCCGGCTCGCTCCAGCAGGTGGTATATTCCCCTGTTTGGATACATCCTTGACTTGTGCATTGTAAATTCCTGGCTGGTCTACAAGAGGGACTGTGTCCTTCTCAACCAGAAACCGATGTCTCTGAAAAGGTTCCGCCTGGCGGTGGCCCACAGCTTGAACCACGCCAACAAGCCAGAGTCCAAAGCCGGCCGACCATCACTCTCTCCCCTCTCACAGAGGAAAGGACACACCCCACGACCCTCCCGACCCAAACCCCATCCAGATGTGCGCTACGATGGTTTGGGACACTGGCCTCTTCACTGCGCCAAGCGGGGCCGATGTAACCTTTGCCCCAAGGGTGTGTCAAGGTGGAAATGTCAGAAGTGCaatgtgttcttgtgtttgaaCACAAACCAGGAGTGTTTTGTGTCATATCACCAGAAGTGGTGCTCAGAAACCAGTGGTTTGATTGTTCAGCCTCACCGATGAGGTGGAAAGTTCAgtgttttaagatgtttgacagttttattgtgtttaaatgaaTCCAACACTTCTTCTTCAATCACAAATTTGGAAGAAATGGAACCGTTTCCTTCGTTTGGCACTGCCTTTCTgagtttttattacaaaaataaatgtttttcagaaGAGCACTTAGAAGCAGAGACTGAATctaatgctgctgtttgttaCAGATACAAGATTTAACTGTTTGAttctggtttttctttgttgaaataaaaagaaacaatgttttgtgACATGTTactagaaataaaatatattcaatgccctggatatttttttttcttatttttatttataaatgagcatgtttgtgtttttgtttacagttcaTTACTTTAACCATTAAATGACACCTCGACTGTCATCAGTCCCCcaaggaaataaattaaaataagacattaaaaaaatcttttccatAAAGTTTTCTTGGTGGGGTAGATAATAGGCCTGTAATGTATCccataatataaataaaactagatgAGGAACAATTTGTGtcacaaaaaggttttatttgatcTGAAATGAATTTATGGAAGATGTTTTCTCTGGTGTCACAGcagacagggtcaaaggtcaaaggtctgATAGGGTTCTAAGCGGTTCTTCAGGTTCcactgttctgtgttttaaagtcaGGATCAGTTCTGggatgagaggaagaggagcagtcGAGTGAAACGATGAAGGGTTTAGCTGCTTTAGTTCCTGTTAGTGTTGATGCCTTTGATTGATCTAAGATGGAGTCGaagcaaaaagtaaagaatTTATTGTCTTAATTTGGTGCCCAGGGCTCTGAATAGATCTGTCAGTTTATCTATGACtggaatgtttttattgattattgtGGCCCGGTCCTCCGCCCGGTCCTCCACCCCGTCCTCCGCCCCGTCCTCCGCCCCGTCCTCCGCCCTGTCCTCCACCCTGGCCTCCACCCTGTCCTCCGCCCCGTCCTCCGCCCCGTCCTCCGCCCTGTCCTCCACCCTGGCCTCCACCCTGTCCTCCGCCCCGTCCTCCGCCCCGTCCTCCACCCTGGCCTCCACCCTGTCCTCCGCCCCGTCCTCCGCCCTGTCCTCCGCCCCGTCCTCGGCCCGGTCCTCCGCCCTGTCCTCCACCCTGTCCTCCGCCCCGTCCTCCGCCCCGTCCTCCGCCCTGTCCTCCACCCTGGCCTCCGCCCTGTCCTCCGCCCGGTCCTCCACCCTGTCCTCCACCCTGTCCTCCACCCTGTCCTCCACCCTGGCCTCCACCCTGTCCTCCGCCTCGTGTTTAGTTGGTCTGAAACAGTTTTCAGTCCAGAGACCGGTTTAGAGTTCAGCTgttcacaaaaatggcttcaacagCCAGTTTTCCTGAGTAGActttggttgtagctgagagtcatcccaacacgCAGTCTGAGGGCTAACAGGGAGGAAGTTTGTTCATCAGCtgaagtgtttctgtttgtttaatgatTCTGTCGTTCCCATTTGCCCCACAGTAAACACGGTCGGAGAAGAAAAAGACGACGTCACAGACATAAGAAGACGGAGGACAGCGAGGATGATGACGACCATAAAAACAAGCTGTCGACGCCGCAGCCTCAGAAACCTGAAAACAGGTCACAGATGAAGGAGGACAAACAAGTCAAACACTCCGATTTAGGAACAAACAGCAAGTTGGATGAAGACGAAACGGAGGACAGCGAAGATGGCGATTATCATAAACCAGAACCTTCCCGGCTCTGGTTTATGCCGTTCTTGACCTCTCAGTCCAACACAAAGGAAAACGGTAACACCGGACCCGAGGAGGTGATGGAGGAGCAACATGTCCAACATTCAGTGGTGGACACAAACAGCCAGTTGGAGGACGAGGAAACGGAGGACAGCGAGGACGGCGAGGATCATAGCAATCCAGTCTCTACCAAGCTCTTGTCCCCGCAGCCTCGAAAGTCTGACCTCCGTCTGAAGCAGAGCAGAAACCCTGAACCTGGGAAGACCACCAAGAAGCAAAAGGTCAAACAAaacgcagacagacagacagaagacgGGGACACGATGAACGCTGACGATGGCAGGTACTCTAATCCAAGGTTTCCTTCACTGCTGGAGTCTGATGGGAACAGAAACACTAAATGTGTGGAGCAGATGGTGAACACAAACAGCCAgttggaggaggaagaagcGGAGAACAAGGAGGGGAGCAGAGATCGTAACGCAGAGTCTGCCTGGCTCCCTCCTCTGCAGCCCggtggaaatgaaaacagaaaccctGAACAACACGTCCGACAGTCAGACGTTTCAGAAAACACCCAGAGTCCTCAGCTTCCTCAGCTTCCTCAGGCCGACAGCTGCAGTCTGTTGCCCTGTAAAGTCTGCAGCAGTTTACGTGGCTCAGAGAGCATGCTGATTAAACACGCCTGGACTCATGTGGACGATCGAGGCATGCTCTGTGGAGTGTGTGGGGAGCGGTCCGAGTCCACGAAGGAACTACGCCGCCATCTTCAGAGCCACCAAAAGACCCACAACTGCGACATCTGTGGCAAGTCCTTCCTCACCGTCTCCGGCTTCAGGGGACACATGAACCGGCACAAAGGGAACACACCTCACGAGTGTAAGACGTGCCATAAAGCGTTTACGGAGAAGTCGGCGCTGAAGAAACACGTGATGCTCCACGTGCGGGATGAAAAACACGACTGCAACACCTGCCACAAATCGTTTTCCTCAGAGGGCACGCTGAAACTTCACCTGCTGACCCACTCAGGCAGGAACCAGCAGGAACCACCGGCGCTTCGCCCCGCTCGCACTCCAGCGAAGGAAAGACTAATGAGCTGTGAAATCTGCAACAGTCTGTTCTTTACGAGGAAAGGCTTACAGAGACACATGACGAAGCACAGcagcaagatgtcacactcctGATTCTCACGTTCAACTCTTACTGGTGGACGGTTTGTGGCTTTTAGTCAGATACGAAAATCAGACAAACATCTGGTGACGTCATCCATCTCCTGAAGCTGCTCTGTCACCTTTAGGTCCTCTCTGAGTCCTCTCTGAGTCCTCTCTGAGTCCTCTCTGGGTCCTCTCTGAGTCCTCTCTGGGTCCTCTCTGGGTCCTCCCTGGGTCCTCTCTGAGTCCTCTCTGGGTCCTCTCTGAGTCCTCTCTGGGTCCTCTCTGGGTCCTCCCTGGATCCTCTCTAAGTCCTCTCTGGGTCCTCTCTGAGTCCTCCCTGGGTCCTCTCTGAGTTCTCTCTGGGTCCTCCCTGAGTCCTCTCTGGGTCCTCTCTGAGTCCTCTTTGAGTCCTCTCTGGGTCCTCTCTGAGTCCTCTTTGGATCCTCTTTGGGTCCTCTTTGGATCCTCTCTGGGTCCTCTCTGAGTCCTCTCTGGGTCCTCTCTGAGTTCTCTCTGAGTCCTCTCTGGGTCCTCTCTGAGTCCTCTCTGAGTCCTCTCTGAGTCCTCTCTGTGTCCTCTTTGGGTCCTCTCTGTGTCCTCTTTGGGTCCTCCCTGGGTCCTCTCTAAGTCCTCTCTGGGTCCTCTCTGAGTCCTCTNNNNNNNNNNNNNNNNNNNNNNNNNNNNNNNNNNNNNNNNNNNNNNNNNNNNNNNNNNNNNNNNNNNNNNNNNNNNNNNNNNNNNNNNNNNNNNNNNNNNNNNNNNNNNNNNNNNNNNNNNNNNNNNNNNNNNNNNNNNNNNNNNNNNNNNNNNNNNNNNNNNNNNNNNNNNNNNNNNNNNNNNNNNNNNNNNNNNNNNNNNNNNNNNNNNNNNNNNNNNNNNNNNNNNNNNNNNNNNNNNNNNNNNNNNNNNNNNNNNNNNNNNNNNNNNNNNNNNNNNNNNNNNNNNNNNNNNNNNNNNNNNNNNNNNNNNNNNNNNNNNNNNNNNNNNNNNNNNNNNNNNNNNNNNNNNNNNNNNNNNNNNNNNNNNNNNNNNNNNNNNNNNNNNNNNNNNNNNNNNNNNNNNNNNNNNNNNNNNNNNNNNNNNNNNNNNNNNNNNNNNNNNNNNNNNNNNNNNNNNNNNNNNNNNNNNNNNNNNNNNNNNNNNNNNNNNNNNNNNNNNNNNNNNNNNNNNNNNNNNNNNNNNNNNNNNNNNNNNNNNNNNNNNNNNNNNNNNNNNNNNNNNNNNNNNNNNNNNNNNNNNNNNNNNNNNNNNNNNNNNNNNNNNNNNNNNNNNNNNNNNNNNNNNNNNNNNNNNNNNNNNNNNNNNNNNNNNNNNNNNNNNNNNNNNNNNNNNNNNNNNNNNNNNNNNNNNNNNNNNNNNNNNNNNNNNNNNNNNNNNNNNNNNNNNNNNNNNNNNNNNNNNNNNNNNNNNNNNNNNNNNNNNNNNNNNNNNNNNNNNNNNNNNNNNNNNNNNNNNNNNNNNNNNNNNNNNNNNNNNNNNNNNNNNNNNNNNNNNNNNNNNNNNNNNNNNNNNNNNNNNNNNNNNNNNNNNNNNNNNNNNNNNNNNNNNNNNNNNNNNNNNNNNNNNNNNNNNNNNNNNNNNNNNNNNNNNNNNNNNNNNNNNNNNNNNNNNNNNNNNNNNNNNNNNNNNNNNNNNNNNNNNNNNNNNNNNNNNNNNNNNNNNNNNNNNNNNNNNNNNNNNNNNNNNNNNNNNNNNNNNNNNNNNNNNNNNNNNNNNNNNNNNNNNNNNNNNNNNNNNNNNNNNNNNNNNNNNNNNNNNNNNNNNNNNNNNNNNNNNNNNNNNNNNNNNNNNNNNNNNNNNNNNNNNNNNNNNNNNNNNNNNNNNNNNNNNNNNNNNNNNNNNNNNNNNNNNNNNNNNNNNNNNNNNNNNNNNNNNNNNNNNNNNNNNNNNNNNNNNNNNNNNNNNNNNNNNNNNNNNNNNNNNNNNNNNNNNNNNNNNNNNNNNNNNNNNNNNNNNNNNNNNNNNNNNNNNNNNNNNNNNNNNNNNNNNNNNNNNNNNNNNNNNNNNNNNNNNNNNNNNNNNNNNNNNNNNNNNNNNNNNNNNNNNNNNNNNNNNNNNNNNNNNNNNNNNNNNNNNNNNNNNNNNNNNNNNNNNNNNNNNNNNNNNNNNNNNNNNNNNNNNNNNNNNNNNNNNNNNNNNNNNNNNNNNNNNNNNNNNNNNNNNNNNNNNNNNNNNNNNNNNNNNNNNNNNNNNNNNNNNNNNNNNNNNNNNNNNNNNNNNNNNNNNNNNNNNNNNNNNNNNNNNNNNNNNNNNNNNNNNNNNNNNNNNNNNNNNNNNNNNNNNNNNNNNNNNNNNNNNNNNNNNNNNNNNNNNNNNNNNNNNNNNNNNNNNNNNNNNNNNNNNNNNNNNNNNNNNNNNNNNNNNNNNNNNNNNNNNNNNNNNNNNNNNNNNNNNNNNNNNNNNNNNNNNNNNNNNNNNNNNNNNNNNNNNNNNNNNNNNNNNNNNNNNNNNNNNNNNNNNNNNNNNNNNNNNNNNNNNNNNNNNNNNNNNNNNNNNNNNNNNNNNNNNNNNNNNNNNNNNNNNNNNNNNNNNNNNNNNNNNNNNNNNNNNNNNNNNNNNNNNNNNNNNNNNNNNNNNNNNNNNNNNNNNNNNNNNNNNNNNNNNNNNNNNNNNNNNNNNNNNNNNNNNNNNNNNNNNNNNNNNNNNNNNNNNNNNNNNNNNNNNNNNNNNNNNNNNNNNNNNNNNNNNNNNNNNNNNNNNNNNNNNNNNNNNNNNNNNNNNNNNNNNNNNNNNNNNNNNNNNNNNNNNNNNNNNNNNNNNNN contains the following coding sequences:
- the LOC108249818 gene encoding uncharacterized protein LOC108249818 isoform X4, whose product is MESGSSAAPGNMSKTDILRGIITEKLSTAAREILAVVERTVADYEEEASAFRQEIDRQRRQLELLQPPYCIKVEPTDPDEQSLFSVCGAGGWDVLSKEEQHRYEIGSGNSWNLENLKDPTEKEVRKDGEENPTQEQEYGTVSSRGPSPGDLHCCRFSPPAVQTDPVNVGRPAVKDLENLVNLRICILRDWDIQVLSNVVFKKYPFHELECPCGLQEDEFLNLLRSIFPPLASDKPFDFFITDRTKKLYPLKVESFTPEQVSKAVGNSALYIRLKRPAELQAGHEEPRQDFRKKDEEDNDPSVRAAPSTRNETSQKKHPQHRMAFKDNPVNLRIHILEESGVDVVLPQALNKSPPHELRCPCGLKEADFLDLLTSTFPQLAGGRPFTVLAEEGGELHPVKVESVTPEEIRRSSRSTGSPVIYIQLKKELPPPKDAAPENPPSSSHPSCPNTRPQSAEADRPVELKVCILDDPNIDVITASVFQKAAVVDLRCPAGLQEANFLDFFTSNFPVLEGKAFDLLARHGNKLRPLNVKNPTPEKIQLSVSSFSEAVLYVRLKEQQDEARKARSDVSDPTKASTSKHGRRRKRRRHRHKKTEDSEDDDDHKNKLSTPQPQKPENRSQMKEDKQVKHSDLGTNSKLDEDETEDSEDGDYHKPEPSRLWFMPFLTSQSNTKENGNTGPEEVMEEQHVQHSVVDTNSQLEDEETEDSEDGEDHSNPVSTKLLSPQPRKSDLRLKQSRNPEPGKTTKKQKVKQNADRQTEDGDTMNADDGRYSNPRFPSLLESDGNRNTKCVEQMVNTNSQLEEEEAENKEGSRDRNAESAWLPPLQPGGNENRNPEQHVRQSDVSENTQSPQLPQLPQADSCSLLPCKVCSSLRGSESMLIKHAWTHVDDRGMLCGVCGERSESTKELRRHLQSHQKTHNCDICGKSFLTVSGFRGHMNRHKGNTPHECKTCHKAFTEKSALKKHVMLHVRDEKHDCNTCHKSFSSEGTLKLHLLTHSGRNQQEPPALRPARTPAKERLMSCEICNSLFFTRKGLQRHMTKHSSKMSHS
- the LOC108249818 gene encoding uncharacterized protein LOC108249818 isoform X3, whose amino-acid sequence is MESGSSAAPGNMSKTDILRGIITEKLSTAAREILAVVERTVADYEEEASAFRQEIDRQRRQLELLQPPYCIKVEPTDPDEQSLFSVCGAGGWDVLSKEEQHRYEIGSGNSWNLENLKDPTEKEVRKDGEENPTQEQEYGTVSRFSPPAVQTDPVNVGRPAVKDLENLVNLRICILRDWDIQVLSNVVFKKYPFHELECPCGLQEDEFLNLLRSIFPPLASDKPFDFFITDRTKKLYPLKVESFTPEQVSKAVGNSALYIRLKRPAELQAGHEEPRQDFRKKDEEDNDPSVRAAPSTRNETSQKKHPQHRMAFKDNPVNLRIHILEESGVDVVLPQALNKSPPHELRCPCGLKEADFLDLLTSTFPQLAGGRPFTVLAEEGGELHPVKVESVTPEEIRRSSRSTGSPVIYIQLKKELPPPKDAAPENPPSSSHPSCPNTRPQSAEADRPVELKVCILDDPNIDVITASVFQKAAVVDLRCPAGLQEANFLDFFTSNFPVLEGKAFDLLARHGNKLRPLNVKNPTPEKIQLSVSSFSEAVLYVRLKEQQDEARKARSDVSDPTKASTRKFHKMDTKAFYDTRPHVPLALVPANPQDSDADLSDPDDDYQLTQADDRSDRSSDEDEAPSASRSSVQPPRKEPKKVKHTLKTVCLEEMEDTANPSSPSGPNQSTTRIWNHEDIEEFEVPNPKFEPPEAVHPPFWYFRMFFTDEMIEHVAHHTNLYSAQELADPVQTSPKEMKDFVAILLYMGVFSFPSLEDYWHHDSRFSAVADIMSRDRFQVLHRFIHFNDNQQSNESPDRFHKIRPLFEMLRERCLLIPSANRYSVDEVRVAYEGTRAGSLCQYANEPGKWGFKVFCRADSSGIIHDLLLFQGASTFFNVALSDQEQRLPLRAKLVTTLCKTIQQPQLSVVCCDNFFTSFSLVQSLHTSLGVRFIGAVQPNLTGGAPLMADSELMEKGRGAFDYRSAEGVVAVKWVEKKCVNLLSSACGILPLSAVDLWSEESRTTITVPCPSLVPAYREHMRGPDLSDMLVHLYRTPARSSRWYIPLFGYILDLCIVNSWLVYKRDCVLLNQKPMSLKRFRLAVAHSLNHANKPESKAGRPSLSPLSQRKGHTPRPSRPKPHPDVRYDGLGHWPLHCAKRGRCNLCPKGVSRWKCQKCNVFLCLNTNQECFVSYHQKWCSETSGLIVQPHR